From Callospermophilus lateralis isolate mCalLat2 chromosome 5, mCalLat2.hap1, whole genome shotgun sequence, a single genomic window includes:
- the LOC143400186 gene encoding olfactory receptor 2A12-like: MRLANASVVSELVLVGFSNHPQAELPLFLLLSLVYLTCCFGNTAVVTLVVLDVSLQSPMYFFLCHLALLNVLFSTLVVPKMLFNFLTSRKVISYAFCLAQTYLTLFLECTECFLLAVMALDRYVAICHPLRYLLLLSWPACVALALGAWALGFFASVVPLSCVILPLCGPYVVDYIFCELPILLHLFCADTTLQEAMMAVGGAGTVMVPFLLILLSYLRILLAVMRVDSIEGRKRAFSTCTSHLSVVTIYYGTGLIRYLRPKSLYSAEGDKLISLFYAVINPMLNPFIYSLRNKEVQGALGRVIGRYRAARKPQAALLRR; this comes from the coding sequence ATGAGACTGGCCAACGCCAGCGTCGTCTCTGAGCTGGTGCTTGTGGGCTTCTCCAATCACCCCCAGGCCGAACTCCCCCTGTTCCTCCTGCTCTCTCTGGTCTACCTGACGTGCTGCTTCGGGAACACGGCGGTTGTCACCTTAGTGGTCCTCGATGTCTCTCTGCAGtcgcccatgtacttcttcctttgTCACCTGGCTTTGCTGAACGTCCTCTTCAGCACGCTGGTGGTGCCCAAGATGCTCTTCAACTTCCTCACAAGCAGGAAGGTCATCTCCTACGCCTTCTGCCTTGCTCAGACCTACCTCACCCTGTTCCTCGAGTGCACGGAGTGCTTCCTTCTGGCAGTGATGGCTCTGGACCGCTACGTGGCCATCTGCCACCCGCTGCGATACCTGCTGCTCCTGAGCTGGCCCGCGTGCGTCGCGCTGGCGCTGGGCGCCTGGGCGCTGGGTTTTTTCGCTTCAGTGGTGCCGCTCTCCTGCGTCATCCTCCCACTCTGCGGTCCCTACGTGGTGGACTACATTTTCTGTGAGCTGCCCATCCTTCTACACCTGTTCTGTGCAGACACGACGCTGCAGGAAGCCATGATGGCGGTAGGGGGCGCTGGAACCGTGATGGTACCCTTCCTTCTCATTCTGCTCTCCTACCTTCGCATCCTGCTGGCTGTGATGAGGGTGGACTCCATAGAGGGCAGGAAAAGAGCCTTCTCCACCTGCACTTCCCACCTGTCTGTGGTGACCATTTACTATGGGACGGGGCTGATCAGGTACCTGAGGCCCAAGTCCCTTTACTCGGCGGAGGGGGACAAGCTCATCTCCCTGTTCTACGCAGTCATCAACCCTATGCTGAATCCTTTCATTtacagcctgaggaacaaggaGGTGCAGGGAGCCCTGGGGAGGGTGATAGGGAGATACCGGGCAGCGCGAAAGCCACAGGCTGCGCTCCTTAGACGCTAG